One window of the Zea mays cultivar B73 chromosome 3, Zm-B73-REFERENCE-NAM-5.0, whole genome shotgun sequence genome contains the following:
- the LOC109945191 gene encoding uncharacterized protein, which translates to MNADESDNETKQRGSIKGHRVLQRDRQAGYQRLYQDYFLDNPTYGHYYFRRRFRMRRSLFVRIWKAVEQHDQYFVQKRNTAGTLGLSSLQKITAAFRMLSYGVAADATDDYVRIGESTTIESLRRFVCSVVEVFGDEYLRTPNEDDTARLLAIGESRGFSADGEAPKVNYTINNNEYTMGYYLADGIYPSWATFVKTIPEPRGNKKKYFATAQEACRKDVERAFGVLQSRFAIVRGPARFWDGDTLGQIMRACVIMHNMIVEDERDDEHDINYEGVGDKVNTSHEETPELEEFIHNYRKIKDKGIHTQLQDDLIEHIWQHHPDLYN; encoded by the exons ATGAATGCGGATGAGTCAGATAACGAAACAAAACAACGTGGTTCTATAAAGGGGCACCGAGTACTTCAGCGAGATAGACAAGCAGGATATCAGAGGTTGTATCAAGATTATTTTTTAGACAATCCTACGTATGGGCATTATTATTTTCGACGACG GTTTCGAATGAGACGTTCATTATTTGTACGTATTTGGAAAGCCGTAGAACAACATGATCAATACTTTGTTCAGAAAAGGAACACAGCTGGCACTCTAGGCCTTTCTAGTCTGCAAAAAATTACTGCAGCATTTCGAATGTTATCTTATGGGGTAGCTGCTGATGCTACTGATGATTATGTTCGTATAGGTGAGAGTACTACAATTGAGAGTCTACGAAGATTTGTTTGTTCTGTTGTCGAGGTTTTTGGAGATGAATATTTGAGAACACCTAACGAAGATGATACAGCAAGGTTACTGGCCATTGGAGAAAGCAGAGGCTTTTCGG CAGATGGTGAAGCTCCAAAGGTGAATTATACAATAAATAACAATGAGTACACAATGGGTTACTATCTTGCCGATGGCATATATCCCTCTTGGGCTACTTTTGTGAAGACCATTCCAGAACCACGCGGTAACAAGAAGAAATATTTTGCTACTGCTCAAGAAGCCTGTAGAAAGGACGTTGAACGAGCATTTGGAGTTTTACAATCTCGATTCGCAATCGTTAGGGGTCCAGCTCGATTTTGGGATGGGGACACACTCGGGCAAATCATGAGAGCATGTGTCATTATGCACAATATGATCGTGGAGGATGAGCGAGATGATGAGCATGATATAAATTACGAAGGGGTGGGAGACAAGGTTAATACTTCTCATGAAGAAACACCAGAACTCGAGGAGTTTATACACAACTACAGGAAAATAAAAGATAAAGGTATTCACACTCAACTTCAAGATGACCTCATTGAACACATATGGCAGCATCATCCAGATCTCTACAACTGA